The Antarcticibacterium sp. 1MA-6-2 genome has a window encoding:
- a CDS encoding metal-sensitive transcriptional regulator, producing MIPRDLSKDIKTRLQSINGQIKGLIKMLDEDINPEKILIQFKAAQKGLDKAHFLLLDETYRKALAIKISETVDACPGDCGNEDRIEFIRKQFPDLELDTLTSKMSEIADLRRRIDGNSQKNE from the coding sequence ATGATACCACGAGATTTAAGTAAAGACATCAAAACCAGGCTACAGAGCATCAATGGACAAATAAAAGGTCTCATAAAAATGCTTGATGAAGATATCAACCCCGAGAAGATCCTCATTCAGTTTAAGGCGGCACAAAAGGGACTGGATAAGGCCCACTTTTTATTGTTGGATGAAACCTACCGGAAAGCCCTGGCCATAAAAATTTCTGAAACCGTTGATGCCTGCCCTGGAGATTGTGGAAATGAAGATCGCATTGAATTTATAAGAAAACAATTCCCCGATTTAGAATTGGATACCCTTACTTCCAAAATGAGTGAAATAGCCGATTTACGGAGGAGAATAGACGGGAATAGCCAAAAGAATGAGTAA
- a CDS encoding GDCCVxC domain-containing (seleno)protein has translation MNSFITQSKITCPNCGHSKQEEMPTDACQFFYECGQCKEVLKPKEGDCCIFCSYGSVACPPIQENKSCC, from the coding sequence ATGAATTCATTTATCACTCAGTCAAAAATCACTTGCCCTAATTGCGGCCACTCCAAGCAGGAAGAAATGCCAACAGATGCCTGCCAATTTTTTTATGAATGCGGGCAATGTAAAGAAGTTTTAAAACCCAAAGAGGGTGATTGTTGTATATTCTGTTCTTATGGCTCTGTTGCTTGTCCTCCTATTCAGGAGAATAAAAGCTGCTGTTAA